The window CAAATCAGGAAATAATGAGTTTTACATTGAAGAAGGCGGAGAGAAAGTCGCAACGATTGAATATGTTCCGCAGGAGAACGGTGTCATCACTGTCACTCATACAAATGTAAATGAGTCGCATAACGGCAAGGGCCTAGGCAAGGAACTGGTCAACCGGATTGCCGAGTACGCACGGACGGAAAACAAACGCATAGATGCTCAATGCTCCTATGCAAAGCATGTCCTTGGCAAAGGTGAACATAAGGACCTGTTGTTTTAAATGAACAAAAGCGCAAGCGCCTTGGCGAGAAAAGCTAGGCGTAAAAAGGACAGAGCTGTGAAATTACGCTCTGTCCTTTTATCATTCAAAATTTATCTTTCTTTAAATCAACCAATGCCTGCTGCACAGTAGAATATGTCCTGATAGAATTGAAATTAATGCCTCTTGAAATGATGTCCCTGGCAAGCTGG is drawn from Bacillus sp. FJAT-18017 and contains these coding sequences:
- a CDS encoding GNAT family N-acetyltransferase, with protein sequence MAEVKSGNNEFYIEEGGEKVATIEYVPQENGVITVTHTNVNESHNGKGLGKELVNRIAEYARTENKRIDAQCSYAKHVLGKGEHKDLLF